In Desulfofustis limnaeus, the genomic stretch TATGCAGATCGGCAGGGCCACCAGAACCGAAAACCTGCTCCCTTGGACCAGCAGTTCCTGAATGCTGCCGGTCTCAGCCTTGCTCTCCAGTTCGCTGACTGCCGGGTTGAGAACTGAATTGGCGAGCAGGATCAAGCGTCGCAGATATTCTATGAGATTGCCGGCAATGGCATAGAAGGTGACGGCGGGAGCCGACACGAAAAGACCGATGACCAGAGCATCGGTATAATAGATGGCCTTTTGCCCCAGATTGTTGATCACCACGTGGATGCTATAGCTGTAAAGGGTCTTGAAGATGGTGACCCGTTCGGCCCAGGGGGCACGGACAAACGTCAGCGGTATCTGTTTCTTGCGCAGTTCCCGAGCGGCGTACCATGCCACGGCACTATTGTTCAACAAGCCGAACACGAGTTGAATAAGGGCCAATGCCAACAGCGTATAGCCGAGACTCAGCAGCAAGACAATAGTGGCGGTTCTGAACAAGGCGAGTACGATGCCGATGCCGTTGAGAACATCATAGCGCTGCAGGCCCATCACGATACCGATGAACACATTGAAAGCCAGTGCCTGGGCAATCGTCGCGCCGCATATGACCACCACCATCCGCGCCACGAAATGATCCTCGGCCTCAATGCTGAATAGATAGGGAAACCCCCACGCCAAAAGGAGGGAGATGAGCATGCAGAGCAAGCCGATCAACGTATAGAGCACTGCCCCGCCGCTGATGATCTCATTCAGCTCACGAACGTTTTTCACCGCCTCGAATTTCGAGACATAGCGGATGATCGATTCTCTGATCCCGAAATCGAGCAGATACAGGTATCCGGTGAACTGCATCATGATCACCCAGATCCCGTAGTAGGTGTTTCCCAGCTTCTGGACGACAAACGGGGCAAGGAAAAATGAGATAACGATATTGACGATCAATCCGGTCCAATTGGACAAGATGTTCTTGATGAGCTTCTCGGCAAGGGCCATGGGCTTAGAATTGAAAGTAGATGAATACCTGCTGGGTCAGCGGCGGGAACAGCCAGATCATCAGCAGAAAATAGCAATAGATGAAGCCCTTGACCAGCCAATGACTGCTCACGACTCTGAGCAATTCATCGGACCGTTCGAGCCAATACTCCAACAATAATAATGGACCGGCAAAAAACAGGATCATCGCCGCCGAATACACGGCAAAATCGGTGAGATGCTGGTCGACAACAAGCACCTTCAGCAAGACGCCAACCTGGGATATGGATTCAGCCCGAAAAAATAACCATCCCAGACACACCAGATGGAAAAAGAGTATCACCCGCAGCACGGTAGCGGCCCGGCCACAATCGGACAGATTGGAGCCGCCCCAGGAACCGGCTGCAGCCATGCGATAAACGACCAGCAGGGCACCATGATACAGGCCCCAGACGATGAAGGTCCAATTCGCCCCATGCCATAAACCACCGAGGAACATGGTGATCATCAGATTGCGCAGGGTAATGGTCAGCGTCCCCCTGTTGCCGCCCAGCGGCACATAGAGATAATCGCGCAGCCAGGTGGACAGGGTGATGTGCCAGCGCTGCCAGAAATCACTCGGATTCACGGCGAAATACGGCATCCGGAAGTTCCACGAGAGCTTGAACCCGAGCCATCTGGCCGTCCCCTGAGCTATGGAGGAATAGCCGGAAAAATCCCCGTAGATCTGGAAGGCGAAGGCATACAGGCCGACCAGCACTTCCGTCCCGCTCAGTTCCGAAGGCGGCCGGGAGAAAACGCTATTGACGATGGGGGCCATATTGTCGGCCACCACCACCTTTTTGAACAGCCCGATCAGAACATGATAGGTCCCTTCCGCAAAATCATCGCGGGAGACCCGTCGCGGTTCGAGGATCTGCGGCAACAGACGATAGGATCGTTCGATCGGCCCGGCAACCAGCTGCGGGAAGAATGAGACATACAGGGCAAAGTCGAGAAAATCGCGCGTCGGTGTGGTCCTGCCCCGATACACATCGATGGTGTAGCTCATGGTCTGGAAGGTGTAAAACGATATGCCCACCGGCAGGACCACGGAAAGAATCGGGGTTGATACAGGCAGGCCGATCAGCGCCAGCAGGTGTTCGGCCTGGGCCACGAAAAAGTTGAAATATTTAAAGAAGCCGAGCAGACCGAGGTTGCAGACAAGGGATACGATTAACAACCGTTTCTTATGCCGTGGCTCCCGACTGTCGGCAATCCCCAGCGCCACCACGTAATCAACCACCGTCGACAGGGCAATGAGAGCCAGAAACCGGTAATCCCAATACCCGTAGAAAACATAACTGGCCACCAGCAGCATGCGATTTTGCCACCGATGATCGAGAAAACGATACAGCACCAGAACAGCGGCGAAAAAAAGCCAAAATACAAAGCTGTTAAAAAGCATGTCCGGGTATGACCGCCAGGTAATGGTTGATGACTGTCAACAAACGGTGCTGGGGCATAAGCGATGTGCTGTTCCGACTCATTGCGACAAAAAGGGTTTGAGATCACCGGCAAGCACCGTGCTGAACCGTTTGCTGCCCTTGCTGTTCAGATGAATCGGGTCGGCAAAAACCGCCTCATCGGCGTTGAACAGGTTGCGATAATCAAGCAGGACAACGCCGAATCGTTCCGTTTCTCTCAGCAGCCCTTCGTCTATCTGGTAGGGCGTTTGAACCGGCATGGCGATCAACACCACCCGAGTGCCGGCGTCATGCATACTGGCGAGCAAATCGGTCAACAGGGAATAGGTATACACCGTACGCCCCGGACCACCCCGCTGCCGCTCCTCACTGTTCAAGCGCTGGGTTATGATCTCGTAATCGGGGATAACGGTGCTGAGCAAGCGATTACGAATCAGCTCCCGATTCACGTATACGTGGGAGACCTTACCGGCCAGGAAGCGGAGATAATTGCGGTGATCGGTCAATCCGGTCGCACCCATCCGATCGCTATCATCAATGCCGCAGAAAAAGCCGCCAAGCCGTGACGCATTGATCGGAAACTGATCGCTCAATTGCGCCCAGGCAAAGCCGATAACCAGCACATCCGGCACATGTGCGGCCGCCAGGTGATTGTTGTACACGCAAAACCACTCAGCCAGTGCGCTGCCATCGGGAGTGATCTTGGCTAGTGCAGAGGAAGCGACCATGGGCAGCAGCGCGCGCAAGACCGCCTCATCAGTGGCGTTGTTGAGCAGTGAATTACCGAGTAATACCAAAGTATTTTCGTCATTGCGGGCCTGCTCCACCTGCCGGACGATAGCGGGTATTTCCAGGATATGGTTGACGTTGCCGGACAAATGGCCTTCCACCAACCGGACTCCGCCCTCTACCGCGACCAGCATGAAGCCGACCAGCAGAAGTACACGATACTCACGGACAATCGCCATCAGCCTGAGCATACGTCACTCATCCTGTTGTCTTTAGTGCCGGAAACCTTCGATCTGACGTCGATCTCCGCTGGTTTGTACCACCTGCCTGCCGACAATCTCAGCGTTCCGGTGAACATCATCCACACCGCGACAGCCACGCCTCCACCTTCTGCATCATGGCCTGCTCCCACTCGGGAAAGGAGAAAATATGGTTCGCCTCGGCAATCACCTGCACTTCGCACAAGTCGGCGTGTCTGGCAAACCGGTCGTGGTGGGGGCGCAGGAATTTCTCGTCAAAATCCCAGTACAATCGATCGGCCTCGCTGAACACCAGGCACATCCGCCGCCCCGACTCGAGAACCGAGAACAGCGCCTCCGGAAACAAGGGGTTCAGATCGGAAACCTCGGCAGCCGGTTCGCTGGCAGTACCATGATCCTTTTTTTTCGAGGAAGACGTCAGCGCCGTCCAGATCATCTTGTAGTCGCTCTGTAAGGTCACAAACCGCCACCAGCGTTTCAGGCTCAACAGGTTTTTGAAATACCCCTGCTTGTACCCCTCCAATTGCCCCCTGCTCATGAACCGGTACGGGTCCTTGTTGGTGATGGCCGACGAGGTACAAGGGATCCCCAGCCCGATCAGAGCGGTGATTCGCTCATCCTTGGCCGCCGCCAGCAGGCCGGTGATGGCCCCGCCGCACAGGCCGCCGACGATGAAACGGGTCGCGCCCATCTCCCGCCCCAACCAGTCCAACGCATCCAGGGTGCTGTCGACAAATCTGCCGAATTCTACCCCGCCGAGGACATCGGCCATCAGATCTTCGTGTATCTCCCCTTCCGAGTCGCCGATTCCTTCCGGGTCGAAACGGAAGACGGTATATCCCATCCGGGCAAAGGCCTCGGACATCTTCACATAGAGGCGATGTGGGGCAACCCGGCTCTTGATGCCCGGCGACAACAGGACAATCACACGCTCTTGCTTGGCAGCCTCGGGATCGGCCGCATGGATCATGCCGAAAAGCCGCTTGTGGTTGCGGTTGAGAAACTGTACCGGAGTCTTGCCGCTCATGATTTTCCTTCAAGCCAAGCGGTTGTCTCCTGAAAAAGCGCGCCCGCCTCGGCATAGTATGTCTTGATTTCTCTCCAGAACGACTCCTCGGCCACGGCAACCGCTCGGCACCGGGCCAATCGTTCCTGCATGGCCACGAAGTCCCTCTTTACCGGCTGCCCGGGCGAACCGATCTGCACGAGCAGGGTCGCGGCCTGGGTCCCGCCTTCAGCCGCCAGAAGATCGATGGCCTCAGCCTCGGCATAGAGGGTATAGGACAGCAGGTAGCCTTCGCTGTTGACGGTCCCCCCCTGCTTCATCTGCTCCACCAGATCATCCCTGGTGAACCGAATGGCCTTGTAAACGGCCGTCTGGGTCACCAGGTTGCTGCGCAGCAGCTCTTTCATGTATTTAGCACCGTTGATGACCGGCTCCCACAGCACCAGCCGCCGCACCCCGGGCAAATCTCTGG encodes the following:
- a CDS encoding oligosaccharide flippase family protein, with the translated sequence MALAEKLIKNILSNWTGLIVNIVISFFLAPFVVQKLGNTYYGIWVIMMQFTGYLYLLDFGIRESIIRYVSKFEAVKNVRELNEIISGGAVLYTLIGLLCMLISLLLAWGFPYLFSIEAEDHFVARMVVVICGATIAQALAFNVFIGIVMGLQRYDVLNGIGIVLALFRTATIVLLLSLGYTLLALALIQLVFGLLNNSAVAWYAARELRKKQIPLTFVRAPWAERVTIFKTLYSYSIHVVINNLGQKAIYYTDALVIGLFVSAPAVTFYAIAGNLIEYLRRLILLANSVLNPAVSELESKAETGSIQELLVQGSRFSVLVALPICITYLTMGRNFIGIWMGSEYAQRSGDILFILSVSTLLSLPQNTISSVLYGISKHHVIAKLRLVEAIANLILSLALVQFLGIVGVALGTAVPQVIMMGMVLPICVSRVVGFSIGNYYRQVYLAPIATALPFFVLSILVNKWYLAASMAVFFFQVFALLCIYIVCVYMMCFSGRERIIIRRAIRDVLNFLKTTKY
- a CDS encoding MBOAT family O-acyltransferase; this encodes MLFNSFVFWLFFAAVLVLYRFLDHRWQNRMLLVASYVFYGYWDYRFLALIALSTVVDYVVALGIADSREPRHKKRLLIVSLVCNLGLLGFFKYFNFFVAQAEHLLALIGLPVSTPILSVVLPVGISFYTFQTMSYTIDVYRGRTTPTRDFLDFALYVSFFPQLVAGPIERSYRLLPQILEPRRVSRDDFAEGTYHVLIGLFKKVVVADNMAPIVNSVFSRPPSELSGTEVLVGLYAFAFQIYGDFSGYSSIAQGTARWLGFKLSWNFRMPYFAVNPSDFWQRWHITLSTWLRDYLYVPLGGNRGTLTITLRNLMITMFLGGLWHGANWTFIVWGLYHGALLVVYRMAAAGSWGGSNLSDCGRAATVLRVILFFHLVCLGWLFFRAESISQVGVLLKVLVVDQHLTDFAVYSAAMILFFAGPLLLLEYWLERSDELLRVVSSHWLVKGFIYCYFLLMIWLFPPLTQQVFIYFQF
- a CDS encoding alpha/beta fold hydrolase, yielding MSGKTPVQFLNRNHKRLFGMIHAADPEAAKQERVIVLLSPGIKSRVAPHRLYVKMSEAFARMGYTVFRFDPEGIGDSEGEIHEDLMADVLGGVEFGRFVDSTLDALDWLGREMGATRFIVGGLCGGAITGLLAAAKDERITALIGLGIPCTSSAITNKDPYRFMSRGQLEGYKQGYFKNLLSLKRWWRFVTLQSDYKMIWTALTSSSKKKDHGTASEPAAEVSDLNPLFPEALFSVLESGRRMCLVFSEADRLYWDFDEKFLRPHHDRFARHADLCEVQVIAEANHIFSFPEWEQAMMQKVEAWLSRCG
- a CDS encoding alpha/beta fold hydrolase, yielding MTHAVEAPDKISEVPCFFSHETGAALFGVIYHPVGESDRMEGFVFVDAFAEEKLWAQRVMVSYARRLARLGYTVLRFDFRGHGDSDGRFEETSVSSRLADIRCAAGFLREQTGGRLQNINLLGLRFGATLALLAARDLPGVRRLVLWEPVINGAKYMKELLRSNLVTQTAVYKAIRFTRDDLVEQMKQGGTVNSEGYLLSYTLYAEAEAIDLLAAEGGTQAATLLVQIGSPGQPVKRDFVAMQERLARCRAVAVAEESFWREIKTYYAEAGALFQETTAWLEGKS